One genomic segment of Desulfonatronum thioautotrophicum includes these proteins:
- a CDS encoding EAL and HDOD domain-containing protein has product MQPATSPSCLPVQPCYFARHPIFERDMRLWGYHLLYRDDAMAESAQFSDQDKATIQVALEATVFAGGRSAVKQNLLLEFSASALAHGIPHAMPPQETVIKLTPTLCRNETLAKSITELRTAGYRLALDGPLESCRHILDLASFLIVDALTTPAEIFLQEMAAATKTGIPVLVKRIESPEIFESAKDLGAQLFLGFFFQKPEIIASRKLSSMQVVRLKLLKMLDAHADNWDEIANILQNDVSLAYRLLQFINSPFFGVVQPITTVQRAIGYLGSKRAKLWLRMVILTDLCPPEKTSQLPLLSAQRARFLEIVGANRQDVDGDELFLLGLFSLLDAIFDMPMTDLVDYLPLTADLKATLCRRSGRYAPWLDMAIHFEQGQWDRVDPLLDQLNLNRIHVGTSYAQAVTWAEDFFHAAG; this is encoded by the coding sequence ATGCAGCCAGCAACCTCACCATCCTGTCTCCCGGTACAGCCCTGCTATTTCGCCCGCCACCCTATTTTCGAGCGGGACATGCGGCTGTGGGGGTATCACCTGCTCTACCGGGATGACGCCATGGCCGAATCGGCACAGTTTTCGGACCAGGACAAGGCCACGATCCAGGTGGCCTTGGAGGCGACGGTCTTTGCCGGCGGAAGATCTGCCGTCAAGCAGAACCTGCTCTTGGAGTTCTCCGCCAGCGCTCTGGCCCATGGCATCCCCCACGCCATGCCCCCGCAAGAAACAGTCATCAAGCTGACCCCCACCTTATGCCGGAATGAGACCTTGGCGAAAAGCATCACCGAGCTGCGCACCGCCGGATATCGACTGGCCCTGGATGGTCCGCTGGAATCCTGTCGGCACATTCTGGACCTGGCGTCCTTCCTCATCGTGGATGCCCTGACCACCCCGGCGGAGATTTTTCTCCAGGAAATGGCCGCAGCGACCAAAACCGGAATCCCTGTCCTGGTCAAACGGATCGAATCACCGGAGATCTTCGAATCAGCCAAGGATTTGGGGGCGCAGCTTTTTCTGGGCTTTTTTTTCCAGAAACCGGAGATCATCGCCTCGCGAAAACTCTCCTCAATGCAGGTCGTCCGCTTGAAGCTGTTAAAAATGCTTGATGCCCATGCCGACAACTGGGATGAAATCGCCAATATCCTACAAAACGATGTTTCCCTGGCCTACCGCCTGCTGCAGTTCATCAACTCTCCTTTTTTCGGCGTGGTCCAACCGATCACCACGGTGCAACGGGCCATTGGCTATCTTGGAAGCAAACGGGCCAAGCTTTGGTTGCGCATGGTCATTCTCACGGACCTCTGCCCACCGGAGAAAACCTCTCAGCTGCCCTTGCTCTCGGCTCAACGGGCCAGATTTCTGGAGATTGTCGGGGCAAACCGCCAGGATGTGGACGGGGATGAACTCTTTCTGCTGGGCCTGTTTTCTCTGCTGGACGCCATTTTCGACATGCCCATGACCGACCTGGTGGACTATCTGCCCCTGACCGCTGACCTCAAGGCCACGCTGTGCCGCCGATCCGGCCGGTATGCTCCCTGGTTGGACATGGCCATCCATTTTGAGCAGGGCCAATGGGATCGCGTGGACCCCTTGCTCGACCAGCTGAACCTGAACCGGATTCATGTCGGAACCAGTTATGCTCAGGCCGTGACCTGGGCTGAAGATTTTTTTCACGCAGCCGGATGA
- a CDS encoding PAS domain S-box protein: MHPEPLQQLLNCNLFGYAQYRILVDDAGCPVDFLFLEVNAGFEHLTGLRAQDVLNRTISEIIPSSTPDAFDWVNAFARVVTGVGPQEFEMYSSELDRWLKISATAMESRCLTAIFLDITRERRKSEQLEEFFTVNLDLLCIANVEGQFIKVNREWESTLGYAVHELEGNRFLDLVHPDDLQNTLEAVKKLSQGQPVHKFVNRYRHKDGNYRYIEWRSRPHGPLIYAAARDVTERIETEERLRRSETRLQRSEQRLSGYFECAPYGIFVVDPNRRFKFVNRQACLQTGYTQDELLALTIPDLIHPEDQDHASNHFQAVTQQDLAEATLRIVRKDGVVRHWVVTAAQVGDGEMLAFQNDITERMEALDALRQKNLLLSKLAAQIPGVTYQYQTFPDGRAAYPFVSIQVQDLLEITPEELQTDPDKTLQWLHPDDRSQVMRSTQESYVQLSQWNCDFRVILPTKGLRWLRSTSNPEPQADGSVLWHGYIYDITERKRAEGKLRQYAIQLERKNRELDAALIQAEKATQAKSEFLANMSHEVRTPMNGVIGMTGLLLETELDQTQRRYTETIRVSGETMLRLLNDILDFSKIESGKFEMDSLDFSLREMLDNLAETMAFTAEKKKLELICAADPGVPDRLRGDPGRLRQILTNLVGNALKFTQNGEVVVRVARCPSTASHQEIAHEIAHARDGHYFAMKKEVPADPPKHPDSGTEELANALWSDLAPEPDFPMERFGDVPQEYPTDSKSAHKETICLLFTVRDTGIGITKDNQGLLFQNFSQVDSSVTRQFGGTGLGLAISRQLAELMGGTIGVHSEPGQGSLFWFTALLHIGKQPAVAIPTDLQGLRVLIVDDNATNREILQKRFSSWGMRPDEAGDGPTALGLLYAAQDGGAPYHLVVMDMQMPGMDGEALGRVIQVDPRLQKIRTVMMSSMGRPGDAKRLREAGFSAYLTKPILHQELQDSLTMVMADGGRDGIVTRHTTRERRRDHRDFADSGCRVLLVEDNPVNQDVALTMLHHLGLEADVAENGQKALEALEATPYDLVLMDVQMPVMDGLTATREIRLRETQGTGWKRREVEKKKTDTNQNPDNSETDARRIPIIAMTAHALQSDRQRCLEAGMDDYLAKPVDKNRLAAVLETWLPVPSRTPTNRSTPDPSDRKAVSPSLAEENDTRLRNPHPATHDAGSSPMRQHTQSSHDLFPDTKVFCLDELLRRLSHDRTMARFIVDKFSQDSQERLERLAALVECGDQTAVAESAHALKGSAATIGAENLAAAAHALEQAGKAKNQAAVLQQFPRVHHEFRRFLDGFAASALATESPEAVPRNEHGRS; the protein is encoded by the coding sequence ATGCATCCAGAGCCTCTCCAGCAGCTTCTGAACTGCAACCTGTTCGGATATGCCCAGTATCGCATCCTTGTGGATGATGCAGGCTGTCCTGTAGATTTCCTTTTCCTGGAGGTTAATGCAGGTTTCGAGCATTTGACCGGCTTACGAGCCCAGGACGTCCTCAATCGCACCATCTCCGAAATTATCCCGAGCAGCACCCCTGATGCTTTTGACTGGGTCAACGCATTCGCCCGCGTCGTCACCGGGGTAGGCCCCCAGGAATTCGAGATGTATTCGAGTGAACTGGACCGTTGGCTCAAGATCAGCGCAACCGCCATGGAGTCTCGGTGTCTCACCGCCATTTTTCTGGACATCACCCGGGAACGTCGCAAAAGTGAGCAGCTGGAGGAATTCTTCACTGTCAACCTGGATTTGCTTTGCATTGCCAACGTGGAAGGGCAATTCATCAAAGTCAACAGGGAATGGGAATCAACACTCGGCTATGCGGTTCACGAACTCGAGGGAAACCGCTTTCTGGACCTCGTCCACCCGGACGATCTGCAAAACACCCTGGAAGCGGTCAAAAAACTCAGCCAGGGCCAGCCTGTTCATAAGTTCGTGAACCGGTATCGCCACAAGGACGGCAACTACCGTTACATTGAATGGCGCTCCCGCCCCCACGGACCATTGATCTACGCCGCGGCCAGGGACGTGACCGAGCGGATTGAGACCGAGGAGCGACTCCGTCGCAGTGAAACCCGACTCCAGAGGAGTGAACAACGGCTTTCCGGATATTTTGAGTGCGCTCCCTATGGTATTTTCGTCGTAGACCCCAACCGCCGCTTCAAATTTGTCAACCGCCAGGCCTGCCTGCAAACCGGCTATACTCAGGACGAACTTCTGGCCCTGACCATCCCCGATCTGATCCACCCCGAAGATCAGGACCATGCGTCAAACCATTTTCAGGCTGTCACGCAGCAGGATCTTGCCGAGGCCACCCTCAGGATCGTGCGTAAAGACGGCGTGGTACGCCACTGGGTTGTCACGGCGGCACAAGTCGGTGATGGCGAGATGCTGGCCTTTCAAAATGATATCACCGAGAGGATGGAGGCCCTGGATGCCCTGCGCCAAAAGAATCTGCTGCTTTCCAAACTGGCCGCCCAGATTCCCGGCGTCACTTACCAATACCAAACCTTTCCGGATGGTCGGGCCGCCTACCCCTTCGTCTCAATCCAGGTCCAGGATCTTTTGGAAATCACACCTGAAGAACTTCAAACAGATCCTGACAAGACTCTACAGTGGCTACACCCGGATGACCGGAGCCAAGTCATGCGGTCCACCCAGGAATCGTACGTCCAGCTTTCCCAATGGAACTGCGATTTCCGAGTGATCCTGCCGACCAAGGGACTGCGCTGGTTGCGGAGCACTTCCAATCCGGAACCCCAGGCTGACGGCAGCGTCCTCTGGCATGGTTACATTTACGACATTACCGAACGGAAACGGGCTGAAGGGAAACTCAGACAATATGCCATCCAGCTGGAACGCAAGAACCGCGAACTGGATGCGGCCCTGATCCAGGCTGAGAAGGCGACCCAGGCCAAAAGTGAATTTCTGGCCAACATGAGCCATGAGGTCCGCACACCCATGAACGGCGTGATCGGCATGACCGGTCTGTTGCTGGAAACAGAGCTGGACCAAACCCAGCGCCGCTACACCGAAACCATTCGCGTCAGCGGCGAGACCATGCTACGTTTACTTAATGATATTCTGGACTTCTCCAAGATCGAATCTGGAAAATTCGAGATGGACTCGCTGGATTTCAGCCTGCGCGAAATGCTGGACAACCTTGCCGAAACCATGGCTTTCACTGCTGAAAAGAAAAAGCTGGAGCTGATCTGTGCGGCGGACCCCGGAGTGCCGGACCGGTTAAGGGGAGATCCGGGACGCCTGCGGCAAATCCTGACCAACCTGGTGGGCAATGCTCTGAAATTCACCCAAAACGGTGAAGTGGTCGTAAGGGTTGCGCGCTGTCCTTCCACCGCCTCGCATCAGGAAATAGCCCATGAAATAGCGCATGCCCGTGACGGTCACTATTTTGCCATGAAAAAGGAGGTACCCGCAGACCCACCCAAGCACCCTGATTCAGGCACCGAGGAACTCGCCAACGCGCTGTGGTCGGACTTGGCCCCTGAACCCGATTTTCCCATGGAACGTTTTGGGGATGTGCCGCAAGAATACCCCACAGACAGCAAATCTGCTCATAAAGAAACGATCTGCCTGTTGTTCACGGTCAGGGATACCGGTATCGGCATTACCAAAGACAACCAGGGTCTCTTGTTTCAAAACTTTTCCCAGGTGGATTCCTCCGTCACCCGCCAATTTGGCGGAACCGGGCTGGGACTGGCCATCTCCCGGCAGCTCGCGGAGTTGATGGGCGGGACCATTGGCGTCCACAGCGAACCAGGACAGGGTTCACTGTTCTGGTTTACGGCGCTGCTGCACATAGGAAAACAGCCTGCAGTTGCCATCCCGACGGATTTGCAAGGCTTGCGGGTGCTCATCGTGGATGACAACGCAACCAACAGGGAAATCCTGCAGAAACGCTTCAGCTCCTGGGGAATGCGTCCGGATGAGGCCGGCGATGGCCCAACAGCCCTGGGGTTGCTTTACGCTGCCCAGGACGGGGGCGCACCCTATCATCTTGTGGTGATGGACATGCAGATGCCGGGCATGGACGGCGAGGCACTGGGCCGGGTTATTCAGGTCGATCCGCGGCTCCAGAAAATCCGAACCGTGATGATGAGTTCCATGGGACGCCCCGGTGACGCGAAACGACTCCGAGAGGCCGGTTTTTCAGCCTATCTGACCAAGCCGATCCTTCACCAGGAGCTGCAGGACAGCCTGACCATGGTCATGGCCGATGGCGGACGGGACGGGATAGTAACGCGGCATACAACACGGGAAAGGCGCCGGGATCACCGCGATTTTGCCGACAGTGGATGCCGCGTCCTCCTGGTCGAGGACAATCCCGTCAACCAGGACGTGGCCTTGACCATGCTCCACCATCTCGGCCTGGAAGCGGATGTCGCGGAAAATGGCCAAAAAGCCCTGGAAGCTTTGGAAGCCACTCCTTACGATCTGGTGCTGATGGACGTCCAGATGCCCGTGATGGACGGCTTGACCGCAACGCGGGAAATCAGGTTGCGGGAGACGCAAGGCACGGGCTGGAAACGCCGAGAGGTCGAGAAGAAAAAAACAGATACCAATCAAAATCCTGACAACTCGGAGACCGACGCGCGGCGCATCCCGATCATCGCCATGACGGCCCACGCCCTGCAGAGTGACCGCCAGCGGTGCCTGGAAGCCGGAATGGACGATTACCTGGCAAAACCAGTGGACAAGAATCGTCTGGCCGCAGTCCTGGAAACATGGCTGCCAGTGCCGTCCCGCACCCCGACAAACAGGTCCACCCCTGATCCTTCAGACCGGAAAGCCGTATCCCCATCACTTGCAGAGGAAAACGACACTAGACTACGGAATCCGCACCCCGCAACACACGACGCCGGCTCCTCGCCAATGCGGCAACACACCCAGAGCAGCCACGATCTGTTTCCGGACACCAAAGTCTTTTGTCTTGATGAATTACTGCGGCGGCTCAGCCATGACCGGACCATGGCCCGATTCATTGTCGACAAATTTTCCCAAGACAGCCAAGAACGGCTGGAGCGTCTGGCCGCTCTCGTGGAATGCGGCGACCAGACCGCTGTCGCGGAAAGCGCACACGCGCTAAAAGGATCGGCAGCCACCATCGGCGCCGAAAACCTCGCTGCCGCGGCCCATGCCCTGGAACAGGCCGGCAAGGCCAAGAACCAGGCCGCCGTGCTGCAACAGTTTCCCCGTGTCCACCATGAATTCCGGCGTTTCCTGGATGGCTTTGCTGCCAGCGCATTGGCAACGGAGTCTCCCGAGGCTGTCCCCAGGAATGAACATGGACGTTCCTGA
- a CDS encoding phenylalanine--tRNA ligase subunit alpha yields MTAAHPAGSGTLAEQLDELGQALEQGLASAHTAAEVEAIRVAYLGRKGLLAGLMSSLAKTPPEQRPALGQKANQVKALLQEQMETRLRELERRKEHELLARFDPSLPGRTQWLGSLHPVTLVTEEICQAFVALGFEVVEGPELETDFYNFEALNLPPDHPARDMQDTFYIGESTLLRTHTSPLQVRTMERMAPPVAAIAPGKVYRRDSDLTHTPMFHQIEGFLVDTDVSMADLRGTLTAFVHKIFGPDTIVRFRPSFFPFTEPSAEVDISCMLCGGRGTCAGKSCRVCKQTGWLEILGCGMIDPAVFAAVGYDPEVYTGFAFGLGVERVAMLKYGIGDLRMFFENDIRFVSQFG; encoded by the coding sequence ATGACCGCAGCGCATCCGGCGGGCTCCGGCACGCTGGCCGAACAGTTGGACGAACTGGGCCAGGCTCTGGAGCAAGGCTTGGCCTCAGCCCATACCGCCGCGGAAGTTGAAGCCATTCGAGTGGCCTATCTTGGCCGTAAAGGCCTCTTGGCCGGGCTGATGAGCAGCTTGGCCAAGACGCCGCCGGAACAACGCCCCGCGTTGGGACAGAAAGCCAATCAGGTCAAGGCCCTGCTCCAGGAACAGATGGAGACCCGCTTGCGGGAATTGGAACGGCGCAAGGAGCACGAACTCCTTGCCCGTTTTGATCCGTCCCTGCCTGGGCGTACACAATGGTTGGGCAGCCTGCACCCGGTCACCCTGGTCACCGAGGAAATCTGTCAAGCCTTCGTCGCCCTTGGGTTCGAGGTGGTGGAGGGGCCTGAGTTGGAGACGGATTTCTATAATTTCGAAGCCCTGAACCTGCCTCCGGACCATCCCGCGCGGGACATGCAAGACACCTTTTATATCGGGGAATCCACCCTGCTGCGCACGCACACCTCACCCTTGCAGGTGCGCACCATGGAGCGCATGGCCCCTCCGGTGGCCGCTATTGCACCGGGCAAGGTCTATCGTCGGGACTCGGACCTGACCCACACCCCGATGTTCCATCAGATCGAGGGCTTTCTCGTGGACACGGACGTCAGCATGGCCGACCTGCGCGGCACCTTGACCGCCTTTGTCCACAAGATTTTCGGCCCGGACACCATCGTCCGCTTCCGCCCCAGTTTTTTTCCTTTCACCGAACCCAGCGCCGAAGTGGATATTTCCTGCATGCTCTGCGGCGGCCGGGGGACCTGCGCCGGAAAGAGCTGCCGGGTCTGCAAGCAGACCGGCTGGCTGGAAATCCTGGGATGCGGAATGATTGACCCAGCGGTCTTTGCGGCTGTTGGGTATGATCCGGAAGTCTATACCGGCTTTGCCTTTGGCCTGGGAGTGGAGCGGGTGGCCATGCTCAAATACGGTATCGGTGATCTGCGCATGTTCTTCGAGAACGATATCCGATTCGTCTCCCAATTTGGCTGA
- a CDS encoding lactate utilization protein — protein MSDYLTKFWSKRLHKAQEGLESNNFETYLVDTLTQAREVVLNVILPKVTPRQVAWGGSGTLAASGILEALRQRSELDLLDTSASSLSKDQKHELRRRSLLCDLYFTGTNALTENGQLINLDMHGNRVGALIFGPRHVVVLVGRNKLCVDVEEAMLRVKGFVAPANAARLNMKTPCVKTGFCEDCKSPDRICNVWTITEKSFPKGRIKVVLVNEDLGL, from the coding sequence ATGAGCGACTACTTGACAAAATTCTGGAGCAAACGCCTGCACAAGGCCCAAGAAGGGTTGGAAAGCAACAACTTTGAGACCTATCTGGTCGATACCCTGACCCAGGCCAGAGAGGTCGTTTTGAATGTCATCCTCCCCAAGGTGACCCCCAGGCAGGTCGCCTGGGGCGGTTCCGGGACCCTTGCCGCCTCCGGCATTCTTGAGGCGCTGCGACAACGGAGCGAACTGGACCTCTTGGACACATCCGCATCGTCCCTGAGCAAAGACCAGAAGCACGAACTTCGCCGTCGGTCCCTGCTCTGCGACCTCTACTTCACCGGAACCAACGCCCTGACCGAAAACGGACAGTTGATCAACCTGGACATGCACGGCAACCGTGTCGGGGCCCTGATCTTCGGGCCGCGACACGTGGTGGTACTGGTTGGCCGCAACAAACTCTGCGTGGACGTGGAAGAGGCCATGCTCCGGGTCAAGGGCTTTGTGGCCCCGGCCAATGCCGCCAGGTTGAACATGAAAACACCTTGCGTCAAAACGGGCTTTTGTGAAGACTGCAAGAGTCCGGACCGCATCTGCAACGTTTGGACAATCACCGAGAAGTCCTTCCCCAAGGGACGGATCAAGGTTGTTCTGGTCAACGAAGATCTCGGCTTATAG
- the pheT gene encoding phenylalanine--tRNA ligase subunit beta: MLLSLNWLRAFTPYEGTAQQLADRLTMLGLEVEEISRPFAHLANVVVGRVLDCDRHPQSDRLSLCRVDIGQVNTLPIVCGAPNVAKGQLVAVAKIGTAFPDGKEITETVIRGQTSRGMICSESELGLGEDSNGIMVLEGHFNLGHSLARVLDLNDEVLDISVTPNRGDCLSVLGLAREVAAEFRLPLTLPQTELPEDDGYCDQAVAIVIDEPELCPLYQARIIRGIRIAPSPAWLQRRLLAVGQRPINNVVDVTNYILQEWGQPLHAFDLAKLAGPTIRVRRAEEGQRFITLDNRERSLLDSDLLITDAKKAVALAGVMGGANSEVTESTTDILLECAVFNPTSIRKTSRRLGLSSESSYRFERGVDQPGSALALERAMALIRESAGGRVLRGVAKSEPRPWQAPRIAFRPQRAGKLLGLALDETFCRTTLQALGCHVMDEDQSVWRVTPPGSRRDLEREADLIEEVGRCYGLDRIPSVLPRTAKSLDQLASLAPKTAFRRRIKLWGQGLGLTEVVNYSFVSTQELALMGLADAAKTITLRNPLSEEQNVLRPMLAPGLLQSVRHNQTQGNTTLRLFETAVVFQPDAGSETGAREPSRLGLALTGQRHPEGWPHPTESGAEPMIFFDLKGMVEHLLRHLRLPAATFQTQPDHPICLPCAEIILEGEPCGWLGQVRADIAESCHVRRELFLAEIDLDLLQRHWAESVQSFTVLPTYPPVRRDMTVISTQSLTYVAMREAIQSADIDLLQDIVLVDRFLPKTQPEADEIRHTLRLTYRHPERSLTNEEVDQLHQGLCTRLQERLPIRFS; the protein is encoded by the coding sequence ATGCTTTTAAGTCTGAACTGGCTGCGCGCCTTTACGCCCTACGAGGGAACAGCACAACAACTGGCCGACCGGCTGACCATGCTTGGCCTGGAAGTGGAAGAAATCAGCCGTCCCTTCGCCCACTTGGCCAATGTCGTTGTCGGCCGGGTTCTGGATTGCGACCGACATCCCCAGTCGGACCGACTCAGCCTCTGCAGGGTGGATATCGGCCAAGTCAATACGCTGCCGATTGTCTGCGGTGCACCGAACGTGGCCAAGGGTCAACTGGTGGCCGTGGCCAAGATCGGGACGGCTTTTCCGGACGGCAAGGAAATCACCGAAACCGTCATCCGCGGCCAGACGTCCCGAGGGATGATTTGCTCAGAGAGCGAACTGGGCCTGGGGGAGGACAGCAACGGAATCATGGTCCTGGAAGGCCATTTCAATTTGGGCCACAGTTTGGCGCGAGTCCTCGACCTGAACGATGAGGTCTTGGACATTTCCGTCACGCCCAACCGCGGAGATTGCCTCAGCGTTCTCGGACTGGCCCGGGAGGTCGCCGCGGAGTTTCGTTTGCCTCTGACCCTCCCCCAGACAGAACTGCCGGAGGATGATGGATATTGCGATCAAGCCGTTGCCATCGTGATCGACGAACCTGAGCTCTGCCCACTCTATCAAGCCCGTATCATCCGAGGCATCCGCATCGCTCCCAGCCCGGCATGGCTGCAACGCCGCCTGCTGGCCGTGGGTCAGCGGCCCATCAACAACGTGGTGGATGTGACCAACTATATTCTCCAGGAATGGGGTCAGCCGTTGCATGCCTTTGACCTGGCCAAACTGGCCGGCCCAACCATCCGGGTCCGCCGGGCCGAGGAAGGCCAGCGGTTCATCACGCTGGACAATCGGGAGCGCTCCCTGCTGGATTCCGACCTGCTGATCACCGACGCGAAAAAGGCCGTGGCCCTTGCCGGAGTCATGGGTGGCGCCAATTCCGAGGTTACGGAGTCAACCACGGACATTCTTCTGGAATGCGCAGTCTTCAACCCCACCAGCATCCGGAAGACTTCCCGCCGCCTGGGACTGAGCAGCGAATCCTCCTATCGTTTCGAGCGCGGTGTGGACCAGCCCGGCTCGGCCCTGGCGCTGGAACGGGCCATGGCCCTGATCCGGGAGTCCGCCGGGGGTAGGGTGCTACGCGGAGTCGCCAAGAGTGAGCCCCGCCCCTGGCAGGCTCCCCGCATTGCATTTCGGCCTCAACGAGCCGGAAAACTTCTTGGCCTGGCCCTGGACGAAACATTCTGCCGGACTACCCTGCAGGCCCTCGGTTGTCATGTAATGGACGAGGATCAATCCGTCTGGCGGGTCACCCCGCCCGGTTCCCGCCGGGACCTGGAACGGGAAGCGGATCTCATCGAAGAGGTCGGCCGCTGCTATGGACTGGACCGGATTCCATCGGTCCTGCCCCGGACGGCGAAATCCTTGGACCAACTGGCCTCGCTGGCTCCGAAAACAGCATTTCGCCGCCGGATCAAGCTCTGGGGCCAGGGGCTCGGCTTGACCGAAGTGGTCAATTACAGTTTTGTCTCCACCCAGGAATTGGCCCTGATGGGTCTTGCCGACGCAGCAAAAACCATCACCCTGCGCAATCCCCTTTCCGAAGAGCAAAATGTCCTGCGACCGATGCTCGCCCCGGGATTGCTGCAAAGCGTTCGGCACAACCAGACCCAAGGCAACACCACCCTGCGCCTATTTGAGACGGCCGTGGTCTTTCAGCCTGATGCCGGTTCCGAAACCGGAGCACGGGAACCCTCACGCCTGGGCTTGGCACTCACCGGCCAGCGCCATCCCGAAGGCTGGCCCCATCCGACGGAATCCGGTGCCGAGCCCATGATTTTTTTTGACCTCAAGGGCATGGTGGAGCATCTGCTGCGCCATCTGCGTCTGCCAGCGGCCACATTCCAAACCCAACCCGACCACCCCATTTGCCTGCCCTGCGCGGAAATAATCCTGGAAGGTGAGCCCTGCGGCTGGCTGGGACAGGTTCGAGCGGATATCGCCGAATCCTGCCACGTCCGTCGGGAACTGTTCCTGGCGGAGATCGACCTGGACCTGCTCCAACGTCACTGGGCTGAGTCCGTGCAGAGCTTCACGGTCCTGCCCACCTATCCTCCGGTCCGTCGGGACATGACCGTCATCAGTACCCAGAGCCTGACCTACGTGGCGATGCGGGAGGCGATCCAATCCGCTGATATCGATTTGCTCCAGGACATCGTCCTGGTGGACCGTTTCCTGCCCAAAACGCAGCCGGAAGCCGATGAAATTCGCCATACGCTGCGCCTGACCTACCGCCATCCGGAACGCAGCCTGACCAACGAAGAGGTCGACCAACTCCACCAAGGGCTTTGTACCCGACTCCAAGAGCGTTTACCCATCCGTTTTTCCTGA
- a CDS encoding phage holin family protein, translating into MPGIFLRWLMLTVAILAAAYLVDGIQTAGFFSALATAAVLGILNAILRPILIILTLPATIMTMGLFLFVINALLLMMVSGVVGSFQVAGFGSALLGSLIISLVGWLLNMFISDRGRVERVDHIEMRRRGGRWET; encoded by the coding sequence ATGCCCGGCATATTTTTACGCTGGCTGATGCTGACCGTGGCGATTCTGGCCGCGGCCTACCTGGTTGACGGCATTCAGACCGCGGGATTTTTTTCCGCCCTGGCTACCGCCGCCGTACTCGGCATCCTCAACGCCATCCTGCGCCCGATCCTGATCATTCTGACCCTCCCCGCGACCATCATGACCATGGGCCTTTTTCTCTTCGTGATCAATGCGCTGCTCTTGATGATGGTCTCCGGTGTCGTGGGCTCCTTCCAGGTTGCCGGATTCGGCTCCGCCCTGCTGGGCTCGCTGATCATCAGCCTGGTGGGCTGGCTGCTGAACATGTTTATCAGTGACCGTGGCCGGGTGGAGCGCGTTGACCATATTGAAATGCGTCGTCGCGGCGGACGCTGGGAAACATGA
- a CDS encoding MerR family transcriptional regulator, which translates to MPRMQRMFPEYSPGPRRLRIGEAAGILGLEPYVLRYWETEFPQLSPLRTEKGQRLYTQDDMAVLRRIQKLLHEEGLTIDGARRRLAERAQVHELTSGIIQELQDIRAILTSSTRPTPPRHP; encoded by the coding sequence ATGCCCCGCATGCAACGGATGTTTCCAGAATACTCCCCAGGCCCAAGACGCTTGCGCATCGGCGAGGCGGCCGGAATACTGGGGCTCGAGCCATACGTCCTGCGCTATTGGGAAACGGAATTTCCCCAGCTGTCCCCGTTGCGCACCGAGAAAGGCCAGCGACTCTACACCCAGGATGACATGGCCGTGTTGCGCAGGATTCAAAAACTGCTTCACGAAGAGGGCCTGACCATTGACGGTGCACGACGTCGATTGGCCGAACGTGCCCAGGTGCATGAGCTGACCAGCGGGATCATCCAGGAACTTCAGGATATCCGGGCCATACTCACCTCTTCGACGCGACCCACCCCACCCCGCCACCCATGA